One Oryza brachyantha chromosome 3, ObraRS2, whole genome shotgun sequence DNA segment encodes these proteins:
- the LOC102709166 gene encoding tetraspanin-3-like, with product MVIMIVGGIKAPKVCNSGILLWPMIAIGLFLVVTCMFGCCGVSEDGIFICFLAGVLIAMLSLVVFVLFAFIAVGGIDAGQVKLQEYKLEDYRGWLRGRVADPHYWATTVACLRRRDVCELSSDPNLAEKYNNDNYVISPIEYGCCKPPSSCAFTYMNDTTWAPKTGDADLGAKVVDCSRWSNDPQKLCFECDSCKAGFLDDTRKKWTKAAPAPLGALVVLVVFLGPCIIGCAILLCNLKRAA from the exons ATGGTCATAATGATCGTCGGCGGCATCAAGGCCCCCAAAGTTTGCAACAGCGGCATCCTTTTGTGGCCCATGATCGCGATCGGCCTCTTCCTGGTGGTCACCTGCATGTTTGGCTGCTGCGGCGTCAGCGAGGATGGGATATTCATCTGCTTCCTTGCCGGCGTCCTCATCGCGATGCTGTCCCTCGTCGTCTTCGTGCTCTTCGCCTTCATCGCCGTTGGAGGCATCGACGCCGGCCAAGTGAAGCTCCAGGAGTACAAACTCGAGGACTACAGAGGGTGGCTCAGGGGTCGTGTGGCCGATCCTCATTACTGGGCGACAACCGTTGCGTGCCTCCGTCGTAGGGACGTCTGCGAGCTATCCTCCGACCCAAATTTGGCGGAGAAATACAACAATGACAACTACGTAATCTCGCCTATCGAG TATGGATGCTGCAAGCCACCGTCATCGTGTGCATTCACATACATGAATGACACGACGTGGGCACCCAAAACAGGGGACGCTGACCTAGGAGCTAAAGTCGTCGACTGCAGCAGGTGGAGCAACGACCCACAAAAGCTTTGCTTCGAGTGCGACTCCTGCAAGGCTGGCTTCCTCGACGACACCAGGAAGAAATGGACTAAAGCTGCCCCAGCTCCCCTTGGCGCCTTGGTCGTGCTCGTTGTTTTCTTAGGACCGTGCATTATTGGTTGTGCCATTTTGCTGTGTAATCTAAAGAGGGCTGCATGA
- the LOC102718912 gene encoding non-specific phospholipase C4-like, which translates to MAAAGGKIKTVVVLVMENRSFDHMLGWMKSLNPEIDGVTGDEINHLDAADSSSRAVRFGDGSEYVDPDPGHSMQAIYEQVYGTPFVDARATPITPPGVSSPPMTGFAQQAEKEKPGMAETVMNGFRPEAVPVYRELVRQFAVCDRWFASNPASTQPNRLFVHSATSHGLVSNDTKLLVAGLPQRTIFDSLHDEGFSFGIYYQYPPSTLFYRSLRQLKYVGNFHPFDLAFRRHCAEGKLPNYVVVEQRYFDLKILPGNDDHPSHDVSEGQRFVKEVYEALRAGPQWEETLLVVTYDEHGGFYDHVPTPVGVPSPDGIVSAAPFFFEFDRLGVRVPALFISPWIEPGTVVHRPSGPYPTSEFEHSSIPATMKKLFNLKSFLTKRDAWAGTFDVVLTRDTPRTDCPSTLPEPVKLRPTEAAEHAALTEFQEELVQLGAVLNGEHADKDVYPHKLVEGMTVAEAARYCNAAFKSWMEECDRCRKCGEDGSHIPTVVKPPPSTSSSGSTSSFASKMLSCFACGRSS; encoded by the coding sequence ATGGCGGCTGCCGGCGGCAAGATCAAgacggtggtggtgctggtgaTGGAGAACCGCTCCTTCGACCACATGCTGGGCTGGATGAAGTCGCTCAACCCGGAGATTGACGGCGTCACCGGCGACGAGATCAACCacctcgacgccgccgactCCTCCTCCAGGGCTGTCCGCTTCGGCGACGGCTCCGAGTACGTCGACCCTGACCCGGGCCACTCCATGCAGGCCATCTACGAGCAGGTGTACGGCACGCCGTTCGTCGACGCGCGCGCCACGCCGATCACCCCTCCCGGcgtctcctcgccgccgatgaCCGGCTTCGCGCAGCAGGCGGAGAAGGAGAAGCCCGGCATGGCGGAGACCGTCATGAACGGCTTCAGGCCGGAGGCCGTGCCGGTGTACCGGGAGCTGGTGCGGCAGTTCGCCGTGTGCGACCGCTGGTTCGCCTCCAACCCGGCGTCGACGCAGCCCAACCGGCTGTTCGTCCACTCGGCGACGTCGCACGGCCTCGTCAGCAACGACACCAagctgctcgtcgccggcctgcCGCAGCGCACCATCTTCGACTCGCTCCACGACGAGGGCTTCTCCTTCGGCATCTACTACCAGTACCCGCCGTCGACGCTCTTCTACCGGAGCTTGCGCCAGCTCAAGTACGTCGGCAACTTCCACCCCTTCGACCTCGCGTTCCGGCGGCACTGCGCCGAGGGCAAGCTGCCCAActacgtcgtcgtcgagcagCGCTACTTCGATCTCAAGATCCTCCCCGGCAACGACGACCACCCCTCGCACGACGTCTCCGAGGGCCAGCGCTTCGTCAAGGAGGTGTATGAGGCGCTGCGCGCTGGGCCGCAGTGGGAGGAGACGCTCCTCGTCGTCACCTacgacgagcacggcggctTCTACGACCACGTCCCGACGCCGGTGGGCGTGCCCAGCCCCGACGGCATCGTTAGTGCAGCCCCCTTCTTCTTCGAGTTCGATCGCCTCGGCGTCCGCGTGCCGGCGCTCTTCATCTCGCCATGGATCGAGCCGGGAACGGTGGTGCACCGGCCGTCGGGGCCATACCCGACGTCGGAGTTCGAGCACTCCTCCATCCCGGCCACCATGAAGAAGCTGTTCAACCTCAAGAGCTTCCTGACCAAGCGCGACGCCTGGGCTGGCACCTTCGACGTCGTCCTCACGCGCGACACGCCACGCACCGACTGCCCCAGCACGCTTCCGGAGCCGGTGAAGCTGCGgccgacggaggcggcggagcacgCGGCGCTGACGGAGTTCCAGGAGGAGCTGGTGCAGCTGGGCGCGGTGCTCAACGGCGAGCACGCCGACAAGGACGTGTACCCGCACAAGCTGGTGGAGGGCATgacggtggcggaggcggccaggTACTGCAACGCCGCCTTCAAGTCCTGGATGGAGGAGTGCGACCGGTGCAGAAAGTGCGGCGAGGATGGGTCCCACATCCCCACGGTGGtgaagccgccgccgtcgacgtcgtcctcAGGCTCTACTAGCTCCTTTGCTTCCAAGATGCTGTCTTGCTTTGCGTGTGGCCGTTCTTCCTAA